Proteins encoded within one genomic window of Tamandua tetradactyla isolate mTamTet1 chromosome 11, mTamTet1.pri, whole genome shotgun sequence:
- the LOC143649244 gene encoding olfactory receptor 7C2-like: MEIRNQTRVVNFLLLGFSEEHGMHPLFFGLFLSMYLITFTGNLFIIMAIVSDSHLHMPMYFFLSNLSFCDICFTSTTIPKMLQNIQTHSRVIIYSCCITQIFFFIVFGCLDSLLLTTMAYDRFVAICHPLHYTVIMNSQLCVLLVLGSWGFSILGSLLETLPLLRLSFCANTEIPHIFCDLSEVLKLACSDTLGNNIVVYFVVTILGVFPVVGILFSYSQIVSSIMRISSTRGKYKAFSTCGSHLLVVSLFYGTSLGIYLSSAATPSSRKSLTASVMYAVVTPMLNPFIYSLRNKDMQTALGRLFSRVATPY; the protein is encoded by the coding sequence ATGGAAATAAGGAACCAAACAAGAGTTGTAAACTTCCTCCTCCTGGGCTTTTCAGAAGAACATGGcatgcatcctctcttctttggACTATTTCTGTCCATGTATCTAATCACCTTCACTGGGAACCTGTTCATCATCATGGCCATTGTATCAGACTCCCACCTCCACATgcccatgtattttttcctctccaACCTGTCTTTCTGTGATATCTGTTTCACCTCCACTACCATCCCAAAGATGCTTCAGAACATCCAGACACACAGCAGAGTTATCATCTATTCGTGCTGCATCACCcagatattttttttcattgtttttggatGCCTGGACAGTTTGCTCCTTACCacaatggcctatgaccgcttcgtggccatctgtcaccccCTGCACTACACGGTCATCATGAACTCCCAACTCTGTGTCCTGCTGGTTCTGGGGTCCTGGGGCTTCAGTATCCTAGGCTCCCTCCTTGAAACCCTGCCTCTTTTGAGGCTATCCTTCTGTGCAAATACAGAGATCCCACACATTTTTTGTGATCTTTCTGAGGTCCTGAAACTCGCCTGTTCTGACACTCTGGGCAATAACATAGTGGTTTATTTTGTGGTCACTATTCTAGGTGTTTTTCCCGTTGTTGGGATACTCTTCTCTTATTCTCAGATTGTCTCTTCCATTATGAGGATCTCATCAACCAGGGGCAAATACAAAGCCTTTTCCACCTGTGGATCTCACCTCTTGGTTGTCTCCTTGTTCTATGGCACATCCCTCGGGATCTACCTGAGTTCTGCAGCCACACCGTCCTCTAGGAAAAGCCTTACGGCCTCAGTGATGTATGCAGTGGTAACCCCCATGCTAAATCCCTTCATCTACAGTCTCCGGAACAAGGATATGCAAACGGCCCTGGGGAGACTCTTCAGCAGGGTGGCCACACCATATTGA